GGCAGGCAGGCAGGCAACGTGCAAGAAGCAGAATCAGCGGTTGTAATCTTCTTGAGGCGATCAGAGAGGCAGCGCATGCAGTGGCGGATCGGTTCGGCGGCGGCAGGCAGGCAGGCAACGTGCAGCGTTCGAATTCAATTCGGTCTCGGCGAGAACGATCGTGATTGATGGAACGTATAGCAGACGCAGATTGGAGGCCCATCCGGAGAGCTGAGCTGAGCGGAAGCCCCACGAAGGCCCAATCAGACTGGTTCGTGGATGCGTGCAGACATGAGTTttgttttggaccaaaagaagagGACCGAGTCCTCGTGTACGACACGGAGAGAGGCAGATCAGATCGATTCGGCGGAAGAAAACTACCTATTGTGTTGTGCATCCGTCAGGAATTAGCAGAGGTTGTGGCAAGGCAAAGGCAGCATTGGAAGTTGTGTAAAGGGAGCACACCACGTGAAGAGGCCAAAAGGTTTTTTCTTTGGCTGGGATTTGGTGCATGTACACGGTTGTGTACTTAGGCATCGCGTGGGAGCTCAGTTTATCGAGTTAGCCGTATGAAGAACTGTGACGCCAATGGGTAttaggtttgaggtggagaagttcgcgGAACTAAAAACCTTGGATTATGGTAGACACAGatgaaagatttgttggcacaatAGAGATGCTTGAAGGCATTGCGGGAAGTCATGTCAGTtaagatggaattatcatgtgatggattaGAATTCGCTGAAGACGATTTGAGAGCCTGGAGCATGTCATGTAGCCGGACATGTTCGGCTGGGTCGGATAGGACAGTCTGACGGGATCGACGTGAGTCGGTTGgagcagaagacggtggtgggatcggcgacaacgacatatgagcgtgatgctgatggtgaccgacttctggtcGTGGAAACACGTGTGCaggccccgagggcttgtgtggcttcgacaagactatggcatGGGGTTGATTCAACGTGGTGTACACatggagcttgaagtcgacggggcgcgagggtggactgatcatctaccatggagtcatgttgaaggtggagctggattgaggggctacggtgtaaggatcaagggaatcgaagcctattcagcaaggAAGAAAAGCGAGTGACATGTAGTTTGGACTGGAgtccagtggtctgatggaagcgtgaaactcgtcatcggtcggtgatgatcggtggtactctgcagtagggttgagtggtgtgggttcgcggcccttgagactcgaccgggacagcggaggctcgacgcagtAATAGCAGCGAGGTGTGCGGTATGCACGAGACATGGAGACGGACcaaggctctggtggtcatacatgtggtgagacaactatgaatttgactcgggatgactacaagcaatggtgaaatttcttcaagtttcagacaggcggtcaaggaAGGAGCGGTGATATTAAGTtgaggtaactcttatgtgtgacacccaatatatGAGTTGTTCaatttcacgcaggtcagtgatcagcgtgtgatggcgttggactgatactctggaagttgggagcgcaaACTAGAGTAATGTGGAACTTAATTTCGTTCGAGTGTTGActctggtcaagaaaagaagggactacaaattgcaggtggagtcatatggagtctttggagtagcagcggtattcatgggataaactcaagtccaatgtacatgaaagtttgacgcattgacaaattcaaggtggtggagaatattcgccaaggtggagtttgttagagttgtgtcgaatattgtgtacaaggtaggttacagttggactaggagttgtattgtgtttagatatggagtcgtgtcctaataggacacttgtatcctaggcctttcatatatagcgggggtagacacacgatgtaacctatgccaacataatagcaccgaaaCGCAGggaaagccggcggcatgtgccggtgtccagggcgaccgggtgtggtattgtgacggtgtcacagggaggagcgcccatagtcaagctccgggaatgtagccatatcggtgaacctcgttaacaagtttcggtgtcgtgctcgtgtaattgcttgatcctcggatgatcaacggtatgcttcggatttattctaacacggGATGCCGCCTATCTATCTATGGTCGCTGTCAAATGGCTGACCACACCCCACTGGAGAAACCACTGCACTACCTCGTTGGAGGCAACGGGAAGCAACGCTAGGGGGTGGGAGACTGGCAAGTCGCCATCTTTGAAGACGGAAGGCCTGCTGAATCCGAAAAATGCTAATGGAGGCCGAGCATCAGGCAGGCCGCTATCCCTGCCGCCCGACCACCATCTAGATTCCCCCCGCCATTGTATAGAGGTTGtatttgattatttttttctacttGTATTGATCCAGCGCTGGCCCACGCACATGCAAAGCCCCTAGGGTGTCTTACAACCTTTCTGACATGTACGCACATGTTTTGACTTTGCAGCACCGATGCACCATGCCATTCTCTCATCTGTACCAGCGGGACGTGCACGTCGTGGTCGAGCCGTGTCCACTTCAACTGGATGTGCACGTCGTGGTCGACCCTTGTCCACTGCGTAGGCAATGGAGGCACAAGTCCCTTCGTGGCGAATCCCTGACCAGATAAAACAGACACTAGTGCTGTAGTGCACCTTTTTTAATCATCGTTAATGACGTTGGTAGTGTTTTCCGAACGGAAGGCAGTTCTCCCGCTCGCCACGTTATGCCTAATGACCTGAATTAGCAGTAGTCAACAGATTACCGCAACATTTCAACATTTTCTCGTCTTTACACTTGAAGTTTTAGAAGCATTTAGTTAAACACGCACTTGACCATTCCACTTGACCACGGTACACATGCGCTCTAATGAAAACATGTCCCCTAATTAGTATTGGGTGCAGCAAGTGTTTGTGGGCGATGTTGTACAGCTACACGCCGCCCTCTGTGTCCCACTTTTAGAGTCATGTCACGTCTTCAATTTTTATATTCCCTCACATCAACCTCACCCTGTTGTCATCTCCTTCCCCCACCCAACCTAGTTCTTTCTCACTCTGTTTTCCTCACCGGAACCTCAGCTCCGACGCATCTAGGTGGGCAGCCTGTGCCTCGCCGCCGAGCCGTGCTACTACGGCGAGCCCCCTCATCTGCCGGCGCTGCGCGACGCCAGCCGCCGGCGATCTGCTCCGCACTGAAGAGGTAACCAACGCCAATCCCCACTTAGTTTTTCGCCACCGACGTGTTCATTCTTTCCTGTGTTCTTGCTCGTTCGTCCTCAATCTAAATCGTCACAGCATTTTTTTAGGGGAGTGATAAAAATGTCAGACCTTTTTAGTGGGATACAAGCTGCGATGGTTATAAACCGTGTAGAAAATTGTGACAAATCTGTTGAAGATTGGGATAGCGACGGTGATGGTTCAGGTTGTTCAACGGGGGTAGCTGGAACACCATGCTTCACCTCGCGGTTATCTGTGCTAAAGGCTGCTTCAGTAATTGCCCAGTTTAGCGAATTTAAGAGACAGTTAGTTAGCGAAATCGGTTTTGGGGGAATGTTAGAGTTGAAGTCATGGCAAAAGATTAATCTGAAATACAGTGCGTACTTGATGGATAGAGTTGATTTAGATTCATGCTCCTTGAACCTGGAGTCACAGGGGGTGTTGGGTTTGGTTGACAAGAATATAAATTATGTATTTGGCATCCCATGTGGCAATCTAACCATTCAAGGTGAAGGCGTTGAACCATCTGAAGCTTGTATCGAGTACACGCGTGTAGCAGCATCATTCAGTGAGAAAGGCACACATAGCCTAAAAGCTGCTGAATCAATCTTGCTTGCACCCATAACAGAAAAATCAACGGAAACAGAGAAGCATTGTTTCAAAATTGCCTTTGTGATTTTCATCATTGGACATGTGCTTGCTCCGACCGCCAAACATGACTACATATCAGTAGATTTTTGGGCTGCACTGAATGATGTCAACAAGATCAAAGATTGGAACTGGGGGGCATATGTGCTGAAGAATTTGTTACAAGCAGTTAGGAAGTTCAAAACCGATGTTTCAAAGAGGAACCCAACCATACATATAGTTGGATGCCATCTGTTTCTGCAGGCAAGTAATTTCTTTAGCAAACAAATTCATTTTTTACATTTTTAAAACAGGATTCATTCATGCCCATATGTTTTGCTGCAAAACAGGTGTTTGTTCTCGACAACTTAGAGCTCGGTCTACTAAACAAGCAACACGGAGTAACACCAAGGATAGGCTTGTATGATTATGAGTCAATGAAAAAGATGGTCGAGCAAATCACAGTAAACATCCCAAGTGGTGAAGTCACTTTCAGCGGTGGCAAGGTACGTTtgaacttattcttcaattttcCAACGGCATACGCAACCCACAAGACAAATTTTCTTCATTTTCTCATCCAGGACTAACTATGTTTATGGAAATCAGGTCAGGGATGATACGCCTGCAGGGGGTATTGAGTCACATGTAAATGTTGCAGGCACAGGAAAGATTGCCAAACCAGCTTTCACCCCGAAAAGAGCAAGTACTCCATGCTCGCCAATGTTGCGATCTACTTACACGAAGAATGGCCCGCAAGAGTTTTCAAACTATATACGATCGCGGTACCCCACCATAGTAAGTACCATCCACAATTTTGTTGGTTTTCTCATATTTTTGTTTCCTTTGTCAACCAAATTTTTGTTGCACTCCTGATACTGAAAAGGTCGGAACTTGCTAACATGATTTTCCATTTTCTTTGTACTAAAATCCATAGTCAGCACAgaaacttggcattctcctccgggAACAAAATGCACGCGGCCTGGCAAACATATCGGAAATGCGGCAAGCGTTCCAATCAAACATGTTCACATTCACTGACAAGCTAATGGCGTGCCTCGGAGAAATGTGTACATGTTGTAAAGCACACGGACGGAAAATGTGTGTCCTCAAGAGCGAAGACAAAACCATACACGAACCGCCCCCAACTCCATCAACTGAACAGCTAAGCACTCCACTAGTCACCAAGATTGGACCACGCCTTCCTGCACCAGGAATGCCAGAAGGTGTGTTTCGATACAATCCCAGTTATCACAATCCCAACCATTTTTCATATGCATCCCCACCTCATAGCTTACACAATTTTTCAGGTCAAGTGTCTGCTACTAGTTCTGTTTCTAGGAAAAGGGATGGAAGCCTATCATCAAGTATGCAGTCCGGTCCATCTAAGAGACTTTGTTTACcagcctccattggagaagatgacctttgccaaaaacagAGACCAATAGCCCAAGATTCTATAGTTATGGACATCGCTAGCAGCATCCTGTCAATGTATGATGATCTAACAGCCGTCCTTGTCACTTATTATGCCGAGATCCGTCCAGCACCCACGACGATCTTGTTTGGTGCAACAACAGATGGAGCACCTGTGAAGATTGACCTGGCACAGTGCAACTTTGGGAGGGACCCATGGGTTGCTGGTTCGGTACCCCCGCCCCCTCCAGAAAATGCGCTTAGGGCTATACGAGACTGGATGTCAGCAGCATCCATGACCAATTTGCAGAGGCAAGATAAACCTAGACCCAACACATCAATTATTTACGTCGACCCCCCAAATTCATAGTATAtcctaaccacatttgttttttaaTATTGCTGTAGGAATTGGATTTTACACCTTAAACCAAGGCTCATATCAATCGAAGGGATTGAAATCCAGCAACAACTTGCACATGGAGACCCAATGTCACACGAGATATGTACTGCTATCTTTCGGAGGCTTGCCCAACTGGACCAGTCTTGCTCTAAGGACACTCCTGGCAACATCTGGAGAAAGTACATAGAGCCTGACTTTGCTGTGAGACACCCATCACCCTTGTCCACTCGAATTGAACTGTTTTTTACCGCTCCATACATGCATACCCCATTTTACTAGAGCTGACACATTTTTATCATCTTCGCAGACAACTGTTTTGTCGAACGCCGATCCATTGACTGTTCAATCTATTCGCACTGGGTTTCAGGAAGGAACAGGTCTTTGCAACCCAGCTTCATGCCGAATGGTACGACACTTACGAAATCATTTTTTATGGCAATTTGTCAACACTAAACATATGTAACACGTTCTTTTTCATGCAGTGGTTCATCCCAGCAATTCTTCCAGATGGATGGGCTGTATATTTGTTTGATATGATGCGGAAACGGATCATTGTGTTAGACCCAGCAGTTGGCCCATTTGTGTATAGCAATAGGCGGGTCAGCATGCACGAGTTTGTAAGCAACAAACTGCATGCTGCCCTGTTCAACTGTCTACATAGTTTCTTCAGTTCTTGGCACTGTGATTCCACTAACTGGGGACGCACATTCCCGATCATAATGCGGGAAAAAAATGAGAGGTATGTTTCCCTTTCCATTGTAGTCACTCTTATTTTCAGTTTTGCTACTGTTTACACCCTGATTTTGATTGCCCGCCCATCTATATTTTTTTCTAGAGATGAAACTGGCTTGGGTGCTACTTTCTTTGCTAGGAATTTCGACGGTGACAGGCTACAAATCCCGCTGACCAAAGTAATTACTTTGATTTTTAGTCGAACATACTAAAGCCATCTACATCTGCTCATTTCTGTTTTGCCAATACAATTCTGTAATTTTCAGGAGACGTTGGCATCACACAGCAACCTCATGTTTTACGAGCTGATGCGGATGCAAGGGAACCAAACCAAGGCGGCACACGATTCACTCGAAGCAATCAAAGGAACGTTCCTTGTTCTTTAGGGCAGCTAGAAAGACGAGCAGTTTCGAAACAGCATCGGTTGATGCTTTCACTTATTTAAGAACATCATTTGAGAGTCATTCCCCCAACTAGATGTATTTTTTTACTACCTAAATGAAGAAGACAGAACTGCACCtgaataattttctggatttagcCACTTTCATTACGGAAACAATTGCATTATTTCACCTTTGAATGCTTCAATAACATAAGCCTCACTAAGGCAGGGATACATTTTTTATAAATATTCGCAAATTGATCTAGGTAGTTCACAAGGCCAACCGATCTGCATCTACATGCACAACACCTTGTAAACAAGTGCCACCACAAGAACACACACAACAACTTTCAGCACGTACCCACTGTGCTGTCTGGCAAGGTTTCGCGCTGGGACTTGCTTTGCAATCTCCTGACTTCTTTCTTGAAAATGTTGGACTGTCTTTGCTTCCGAACGGAGCTCGTCATTCATCCGTTCAAGCATACAAACCTTGTCCCGCAGATCGATTAATAGTTGTTTCAGGAATTCATCTTCAATAGGATCATCGTGCCAAGCGTAGAACTCGCACCCCCCCATCTGCAACAACATTGCCACAAGACAAGTTGACAGACCAAGACTCAAGCCCTCATAGTAGAACAAGAAGAGTTTTCAAAACACTAACCCTTGCCTTGGCGCGTGTGTAGTACCTCCTGCCTGGATTGTCGTCACTCCAGGAGATCCACATGGCCGCTTTCGGCCTTTGCCTACACCAGCAAGGCACAGCTAGATGGTAGTCCATCGGGCCAACTCTGTATCTCACCGGAGACCTAAAGCTACAAGCGTACGATCGCCTTGAGGAAGAAGACGCCCTAGAGGTGGCAGAATTTGAAGAAGACATGGCTCGCTCTTCTGGCCGTTGCTAGCTCGAAGGGATGGAGGATTATATAGCACAGGACCTGCCCAACGGCTACTTTTCTCTAAGAGGATGTGGGCCCAACCACTCAGCTGGGAAACTATTTATATAtgttgacccccccccccacatgcGCATCTGGTGAGACTACCCCCCCCCCTGTACAGCCCAGACAACAACAACATTATCTTTTCCACATGTTTAGCTAGGCTAACATACTCAATCATTTGTTGCAAACAAATTAATGCAAACCGACACATACTCATGTATGGTCACGGCTGATTAGCAACCAGAAGTCGTGTTTACAAAATACAGTTGCCCTCGTGCATGGCAACTCACTCCACATAGAAATTACAACTAAGCAAGTTCAATCGATAATGTGAATGCCAATCCCAACACATCTCATGGGATGACAAAACCGGCTGCAAACCAGCTACAAAAAATGGCACACCTTGCCACGAACGAACTGATGCCCGaatgactgtcaggaccccgactcgatgtcacatcgatctagccggtaacacctcatatcactttgcggcctcacgcacggtatccccacgggtgtcgccttacctttgcccgggaccgtttgcgcattttggctcacgtatatgatagtgtcgctagcatccatatgataaagagcccgggctgacatgactagtcgtaaacccaaagtggcacagacttacagggacaggcatccatgacccagcttcgaacgtgtcggtcatcagcaagtgggtccgggctgtagcactgggctagcaggactccggtaaatcgggctgtagcgggctaacaggactccggtactcaaagcgtgacatttccccgaagggacagacacaggaacgaagaaggacacatgccggccagcctaagtgttccagagcagtagcaagctaccatggctcagcgataacactaggagacatttcccggtaagagaggctactaaagataaacaactagatagtcagatcccacacataccaagcatttcaatcatacacacaatatgctcgatatgtgcaaatacaacgaagcatcacaacatgactctacgacacaagtactttatttaaggctcagggagccatacataacatacacaaaggtacgggtctcacgacccaacatacaagtcatacagtcatacaaaccagcagcggaagtacattgtctgagtacagacaactagtaaaataaaagaggcttggaaagcctagctatactacgtggtccttcacaagctcagggtcaccacctgggtctttagcctactcgttgatgtcaacgtctacatagaacccatcagaaggggttgcagcgtcttctgtaaaatgtagattatagcaacatgagtacaaaggtactcagcaagacttacatcagatcctacatacatgcatattatcaagaagggttggtggagttattgcagcaagccagctttgactcttggctagactatcctacgatactccaacttgaaatggttttgcgcacacgagtccactactcaccacttcaatacactaccgaggatccgcctccgtcttcctacggaagagacatcctcggcactcacacttatcttgaggcttttagcagtttccatttacttgtctatgaactgtataggcaaccaagtagtcctttaccgcggacgcggctattcgaatagattatgataaccctgcaggggtgtacttcttcatacatgtttccaccacttagcgtctgcacacgacatgtgctcagcagacttcaagcgaaagccgacgtgggtgtagaccacgacctacctaaacacttaagcctctagtccaggtttatcgcctattcaggttccatccgcagggagtccggccgaggtttcccatacggccccgaacgatgtgaacagggttcccgagatacctaacgggtattcggtacacccggccacgtacctaccgcatcacagcccacccctatggtcagcgctgtccacggcctccagtaggctacaaacaccagaaactacttgcaactcctggacagagagctagggtgaataagaagtcgagcggggtcatatttcagggcccaatgcatggtagtagctgtatcttaaatcacacatacagatctcagtgcttaaggtcggcttcaatgaaacaacccaccatgtactcctacatggcctctcatcgatacctttaccaaatcgtgttcaccacaccactctcattaccgacataatcatttcactctagccatcacccagatgaaccagacctgacacgactctaagcatagcaggcgtagcaaggtaggaacaacacatacatatggctcaatcaattcctacacatgctagtgggtttcatctagttactgtggcaatgacaggtcatgcagaggaaatgggttcaactaccgtagcacacagcagtttgaaacgcgttgtcttaatgcagtaaaagagagcaggagcgagaacatgggattgtatcgatatgatcaaatggttggttgcttgcctgatggttcgatgcactgatacggttcttcgttagggtaatcacggtactcctcggaggcagaacctgccgcaaagaacaccgatacacaaccatcaccaaacaatgtgcaacaatatgatgcatgcatgaaacatagcaatatgagtgtgttgggctaatgcaactaagaccagaggggtttgaaccaatttgaatcaaagattcaaatttcaaactcaaaacatggccctttaaagtgcttttccttgttctgcattaaacatcaagttaacttgcttagtcatgcatgaaaatagtacagatggatagattggatttttctgatcatttttcatatataatttgtctaatttggagttacagaataaatgttatgaatttttgaagtttaaataatattctagaatttcctgatttaaattaaatccagaaatataaatattgcgccagcatgacgtcagcatgacgtcagtggtcaactgcggctggctggggtcaaacctgacgtgtggggtccacacgtcagtgacagggggggttaaacagggttaatttattcctaattaggggttagtggcgctggggcccactggtcagtgtcaggggggttgactaacagtgattagcactaatctgaccacctggccgacagggcccacgcgtcagtgaccctggggggggtcaaaccccaggtcagacaggtcaaacccaccggcgacatgccgccggcgaggcccgagacggcggcgcgatgcggaaacgcgctacagggcacgggcgaggccgtgcttgggctcgttggagagcccttgctcccgcgcgtcgaacggtggtggtggccgtgcttgAGGTGGCCGGtatcgacgacggcgagctcgtgagcggcggccggagctcgggtgcggtcggaatcggcgctgctgctcgcaagcgagggagctgaggcactggaggggctctacgggtccttacggacttgttggactcgccggggtgaccaaatggtcaccggagctgcgtcgacggcgagctcggcgacggcggaggttcggccgtggtggggaggaggctacggtgagggaacgagggggaaaagagggggaacggtggcggagctcaccgcggttgcagtgggcgtcgaagcgggctcggggacgcgctggagtgcagcgaatcgacggcgatgatctccggtggccgaggaggggaacggcgacgtgggcggcgatgcagggtttCCCGAGGGGCTGGGCTTGGTGGGGAGGACGa
The sequence above is drawn from the Triticum aestivum cultivar Chinese Spring chromosome 7A, IWGSC CS RefSeq v2.1, whole genome shotgun sequence genome and encodes:
- the LOC123149632 gene encoding uncharacterized protein, which codes for MHEFVSNKLHAALFNCLHSFFSSWHCDSTNWGRTFPIIMREKNERDETGLGATFFARNFDGDRLQIPLTKETLASHSNLMFYELMRMQGNQTKAAHDSLEAIKGTFLVL